One Deltaproteobacteria bacterium genomic window, GGGCAAAACTCCCCCGTCACTAACCCCTTGAAATAACCAGGCCGGGAGATTCGGAAGCAAAGAAAAGATCCACATGCCCCTTCTGTTTCCATAACACCCGGGGAGTGCTTCAATTCGGTACCGACCTCCAAAAGGCCGATGGCGCCTTTTCTTTCGTTCGGAGGCTCCCGGGCTGGTGTTTTCAGCGGCTTATCAGGCCTTTTTCCATGGCAAAGGCCGTGAGGGCCGCGACATTGTGAAGATCCAGTTTTTTCATGAGGTTGGTTCGGTGTTTTTCCACCGTCTTTTGGCTGATACACAGGTACTCGGCGATCTCCTTGTTCTTGTTTCCCTCGGCGATAAGCTTCAGGATCTCCCGTTCCCTCTGGGTCAAGGTGTCCCAGGCGGACTTTTCCTTCATCCCCATCTTCCCTTCCAGATAGCCCCCGATGACCTTCTCTGAAATTCCGGGACTCAGGAATCGCTTTCCCTGTAAAACGTTCATGATCGCCATTTCCAGCTCGGCGTGGGTGGCGTCTTTCAACACATACCCATCCGCCCCGGCCTGGAGAGCGGCGAGGATGTATTCCTCAGCCTTGTGGACCGTCAGCACGATGATCTTGGTATCCGGATTTTGTTTCTTGATCTCTCGAATCGCCTCCAACCCGTTCATATTGGGCATGGAGAGATCCATCAAGATCAGGTCGGGTCTGTGCTCCACCACGCTGCGAATGGCGTCCCGGCCGTCCTCCGCTTCGGCTACGATCTCGAAGCTGGGCTTGGAAGACAACAGGGCCCGGAGCCCCTCCCGCAGGATGGTGTGGTCCTCAGCTATGATGATCCGGTAAGGTGGATTCATGACCCAGGCCTTCCTCATGAACGTTCTTCTGACCTAAACTGAGCGATTCAAAATTTTGATGAGATCCTTTTATTTAGGTCTGATTCATCGACGTCTAGAACCCGATT contains:
- a CDS encoding response regulator transcription factor, whose protein sequence is MNPPYRIIIAEDHTILREGLRALLSSKPSFEIVAEAEDGRDAIRSVVEHRPDLILMDLSMPNMNGLEAIREIKKQNPDTKIIVLTVHKAEEYILAALQAGADGYVLKDATHAELEMAIMNVLQGKRFLSPGISEKVIGGYLEGKMGMKEKSAWDTLTQREREILKLIAEGNKNKEIAEYLCISQKTVEKHRTNLMKKLDLHNVAALTAFAMEKGLISR